In Nicotiana tabacum cultivar K326 chromosome 11, ASM71507v2, whole genome shotgun sequence, a single window of DNA contains:
- the LOC107776045 gene encoding uncharacterized protein LOC107776045 yields the protein MSKIPIKIKLNGNWDHYSRFRDFEVYAIVVDENASYGILISTIAEQLSIDTSDKIIEIKYIVNDNCPPMEIRNDMGVRVYMDTKKENKNLGSYPLCISVRDFNMELAITNDSTSAGSSGSLNLLEIPSSPAIEEYQSEIITKSTQTYIEEGQVYEDKQTVAAAMKNFSVMYKFQFRVKRSSNKSYWLICVVENCKWYFKATSINDSTMFKIRSFSRQHTCSLLDETFIQRKRTAAVVGSMVIPKYCDPKTVYTPKDIQTDMLSEHGLNLSYMQAWRAKEKALQFLRGNPSDSYNKLPKYFYIHEETYPGSVVKLKKAADDCFLYTFVALCTSISGWQHCRPVVVVDGIFLKSAYRGIMLTTSTMDAAGTIFPLAYAVVDSENDASWKWFFEQFKEAYGERPSMCVVSDRNEKYTEARSYTLDEFNERMLKIEEVDPRVKSYLYDIGYHRWSRVHATVNRTFTMTSNIAESLNAVTKEARELPIFDLLEYMRTLLERWTKEKLLKAKGTFTYLGYKFNKELDDNNTLSQKLRVRASTYHIHTVLDGVKRYIVCLENKKCSCGQFQLDELPCAHALAALRHKKETYENYCSLYYTRKSLLLTYEMPVNPLPDESKWDVPQHILDEVVKPPTGDKRQPGRPHKERYKTCDEIKSKKYKVSCGNCGSEGHNKRTCKNAPKKK from the exons ATGTCAAAAATCCCAATAAAGATAAAATTGAATGGAAATTGGGATCACTATAGCAGATTTAGAGATTTTGAAGTTTATGCCATTGTGGTAGATGAGAATGCAAGCTACGGAATTCTGATTTCTACAATTGCAGAACAACTATCGATTGATACATCGgataaaattatagaaatcaaatacattgtgaACGACAATTGTCCTCCAATGGAGATTAGGAATGATATGGGGGTTCGTGTGTATATGGATACCAAAAAGGAGAATAAGAACTTAGGTTCGTATCCTTTATGTATAAGCGTAAgagatttcaatatggaattggCAATCACCAACGATAGCACAAGTGCAG GTTCGTCTGGATCCCTAAACTTACTTGAAATTCCATCCTCACCAGCTATAGAGGAAtatcaaagtgaaataataactaaATCTACACAAACATATATTGAAGAAGGACAAGTTTATGAGGACAAGCAAACTGTAGCTGCTGCAATGAAGAATTTTTCTGTGATGTACAAATTCCAGTTCAGAGTAAAAAGATCTAGTAATAAAAG CTACTGGCTTATATGCGTTGTTGAAAACTGTAAATGGTACTTCAAGGCAACGTCAATTAATGATTCGACAATGTTCAAGATAAGGAGTTTCAGCCGACAACACACATGCTCCTTATTGGACGAAACATTCATACAGCGCAAACGTACTGCAGCTGTAGTTGGTAGCATGGTCATTCCAAAGTATTGTGATCCTAAGACTGTTTACACACCAAAGGACATACAAACTGACATGTTATCCGAACATGGACTGAACCTAAGCTACATGCAAGCATGGAGAGCCAAGGAAAAGGCTTTACAGTTTTTGAGAGGGAATCCGTCTGACTCCTACAACaaattacccaaatatttttatattcatGAGGAGACGTATCCTGGTTCTGTTGTTAAATTGAAGAAGGCAGCAGATGATTGCTTCTTATACACATTTGTTGCTCTTTGTACATCAATAAGTGGTTGGCAACATTGTAGGCCAGTAGTAGTGGTTGATGGGATATTCTTAAAGTCAGCCTACAGGGGGATTATGCTTACAACAAGCACCATGGATGCAGCAG GTACTATATTTCCCTTGGCATATGCTGTGGTTGATTCTGAAAACGACGCGTCTTGGAAgtggttctttgagcaattcaaggaGGCATATGGTGAAAGACCTTCAATGTGTGTTGTTTCAGATAGGAATGAGAAGTATACTGAAG CACGGTCATACACTctggatgaatttaatgaaaggatgTTGAAGATTGAAGAGGTAGACCCGCGTGTGAAATCTTACCTATATGATATTGGCTATCATAGATGGTCAAGAGTACATGCAACGGTGAATAGAACTTTTACTATGACATCAAACATTGCCGAGTCGTTGAATGCTGTAACAAAAGAGGCAAGAGAGCTGCCAATATTTGATCTATTAGAGTATATGAGGACGCTTCTTGAACGTTGGACGAAAGAGAAGTTATTGAAGGCAAAGGGTACTTTCACATACCTTGGGTACAAATTCAACAAAGAATTGGATGACAACAATACATTATCTCAGAAACTAAGG gtgagggcttcaacaTATCATATACATACTGTGTTAGATGGTGTGAAGCGGTACATTGTGTGTCTAGAAAACAAAAAATGTAGCTGCGGACAATTCCAACTTGATGAACTTCCATGTGCGCATGCTTTGGCAGCATTAAGGCACAAGAAGGAAACATACGAAAACTATTGCTCTCTGTATTACACAAGGAAGAGCCTTCTGCTTACCTATGAAATGCCAGTAAATCCTCTTCCTGATGAAAGCAAATGGGATGTGCCACAACATATTTTGGATGAGGTAGTAAAGCCACCGACGGGAGATAAAAGGCAGCCAGGGAGACCTCACAAGGAAAGATATAAAACATGTGATGAAATAAAGTCAAAGAAGTACAAGGTGTCATGTGGAAATTGTGGAAgtgaagggcataacaaaagaaCTTGCAAGAATGCGCCCAAAAAGAAATGA